One window from the genome of Candidatus Eremiobacteraceae bacterium encodes:
- the speD gene encoding adenosylmethionine decarboxylase, whose amino-acid sequence MNALGTHILVELSECDPEILSDVDKVTNILVKAAKEANAEVLQTAFHRFNPQGVSGVVVIAESHLSIHTWPEYGYAAMDIYTCGDHTDPWKACRFAAEQFQAKQMLTTEVRRGMPDEAGVFSHVVGKKSTGIEPGAKNRKLSVVR is encoded by the coding sequence TTGAACGCTCTTGGGACTCACATTCTCGTCGAACTGTCTGAATGCGATCCGGAGATCCTCAGCGACGTCGACAAAGTAACGAACATTTTGGTCAAGGCCGCGAAAGAAGCAAACGCGGAGGTCCTCCAAACCGCCTTTCACCGCTTTAATCCTCAGGGGGTTAGCGGTGTCGTCGTTATTGCGGAGTCGCACCTGTCCATCCACACGTGGCCGGAATACGGTTACGCAGCCATGGACATCTACACGTGCGGCGACCACACCGATCCCTGGAAAGCATGCCGATTCGCGGCCGAGCAGTTCCAAGCAAAACAGATGCTGACCACCGAAGTGCGGCGCGGAATGCCGGACGAAGCGGGTGTGTTCAGCCACGTCGTCGGCAAGAAGTCGACAGGGATCGAGCCCGGTGCCAAAAACCGAAAACTCTCAGTGGTACGTTGA
- a CDS encoding methyltransferase domain-containing protein: MPKTENSQWYVEQVADGELHSHALKQTLAQGRSHYQSYAIVESPLFGKMLVLDGDTQSAALDEHIYHESLVAPACAVAGTPRSALILGGGEGATLRELLRVPSMRRVVMVDIDGEVVEACRRLMPEWSAGAFEDPRTEFIVGDAKAYVERSSEKFDVVLSDLTEPLEDSPSYGLHTAAFYRATRARLAPGGAYAIQTSTAGPHNFALHARMIATLRAAWPAVAPYTAYVPAFDTAWGFALCADQLDVFGEIMWERADELARACGLRHYDAQTHRHAFNLPRYLRDAYAAEKRVFE; this comes from the coding sequence GTGCCAAAAACCGAAAACTCTCAGTGGTACGTTGAGCAGGTAGCCGACGGAGAACTGCACAGCCATGCGCTAAAGCAGACGTTGGCCCAAGGCAGATCTCACTACCAATCCTACGCAATAGTCGAAAGCCCGCTTTTCGGTAAGATGCTCGTACTCGACGGCGACACGCAAAGTGCCGCCCTAGACGAGCATATCTATCACGAATCGCTTGTGGCTCCCGCCTGCGCGGTGGCGGGCACACCCCGATCCGCGCTCATCCTCGGCGGCGGCGAAGGTGCGACGCTTCGCGAGTTGTTGCGCGTGCCGTCGATGCGCCGCGTGGTCATGGTCGACATCGACGGCGAAGTCGTCGAAGCGTGTCGCCGCTTGATGCCGGAGTGGAGCGCCGGCGCATTTGAAGATCCGCGCACCGAGTTCATCGTCGGCGACGCCAAAGCGTACGTAGAACGTTCGTCCGAGAAATTCGACGTGGTGCTGAGCGATCTCACCGAACCGCTCGAAGATTCTCCGTCTTACGGCTTGCACACCGCCGCGTTCTATCGCGCCACGCGCGCTCGTCTCGCTCCCGGCGGCGCGTATGCGATACAAACATCCACCGCCGGTCCTCACAATTTCGCGCTTCACGCCCGGATGATCGCGACGCTGCGCGCGGCGTGGCCGGCGGTGGCGCCGTATACTGCTTACGTGCCCGCGTTCGACACCGCGTGGGGTTTCGCGCTGTGCGCCGACCAGCTTGATGTGTTCGGCGAAATCATGTGGGAACGGGCGGACGAATTGGCGCGCGCGTGCGGACTGCGCCATTACGATGCGCAGACTCATCGTCATGCGTTCAATCTGCCCCGCTATCTGCGCGATGCATACGCGGCGGAAAAGCGCGTCTTCGAATAA
- a CDS encoding response regulator transcription factor: MGNALRVAVIVPQGVFRSSLCAALEQYGDVEPFGVPNVPDAGFGPGIDAVVLDLDFQPENHRDLMRRLLGTGQNLRICVLAYRALPATVRQCLSLGADGFLLKDCSIEELHRAVLAVARGQVYIDPKIASLLLKTPDVGPPPKRPDLSLRETDVIRLIALGLTNRQIADKLSLSEKTIKNHISHIFRKLKITARTQAAIHAISNNLVR; the protein is encoded by the coding sequence ATGGGAAACGCGCTAAGGGTCGCGGTCATCGTTCCGCAAGGCGTGTTCAGGTCGTCGCTATGCGCGGCGCTTGAGCAGTATGGGGACGTCGAACCGTTCGGTGTACCAAATGTTCCGGATGCCGGTTTCGGCCCCGGAATAGATGCGGTCGTCCTCGACCTCGACTTCCAACCCGAGAACCACCGCGATCTCATGCGCCGCTTGCTTGGCACAGGCCAAAACCTGCGGATTTGCGTGCTCGCGTATCGCGCGCTGCCGGCCACAGTACGTCAATGCCTGAGCCTGGGCGCCGACGGCTTCTTGCTCAAAGATTGCAGCATAGAGGAGTTGCACCGCGCGGTGCTCGCCGTCGCTCGTGGTCAAGTCTACATCGATCCGAAGATTGCGAGCCTTCTGCTGAAGACGCCGGACGTCGGTCCGCCGCCGAAGCGGCCCGACCTATCCTTGCGTGAGACCGACGTTATCCGCCTGATCGCTCTTGGCCTCACCAACCGGCAGATCGCCGATAAGCTCAGCCTGAGCGAGAAGACGATCAAAAACCATATCTCGCACATCTTCCGCAAATTGAAGATAACCGCACGAACCCAAGCGGCGATTCACGCGATCTCGAACAACCTCGTCAGATAA
- a CDS encoding response regulator transcription factor, which yields MDRVRIAIVEQQALFRKSLCQLLAKDERFSIVPECIEQCDLQRIAAAKPDIVLLDVDFHKGDPVDAVRALRESHPGVRICLLSMHAQQDLLSRSLIFGVEGYVIKDISPSDLTRALLMIHGGDVYVDPRLAGNMLRRLSTKRYRNDPTELSERETDVIRLIALGLSNKQISEKLFLSEKTVKNHISRIFSKLNVTARTQAAIYAIKSGIV from the coding sequence CTCGCAAAAGATGAGCGGTTCAGCATCGTCCCAGAGTGCATCGAACAGTGCGATCTGCAGCGCATAGCTGCCGCAAAACCCGACATCGTCCTTCTCGATGTGGACTTCCACAAGGGGGATCCGGTCGACGCGGTTCGCGCGCTTCGCGAGTCGCATCCGGGAGTTCGCATCTGCCTGCTTTCCATGCACGCACAGCAAGATTTGCTCTCACGAAGCCTCATATTCGGCGTCGAAGGCTACGTAATCAAAGATATCAGCCCATCCGATCTCACCCGCGCGCTGCTCATGATCCACGGCGGCGACGTCTACGTCGATCCGAGACTTGCGGGCAACATGCTGCGCCGGCTCAGCACCAAGCGCTACCGCAACGACCCCACCGAACTTTCGGAGCGCGAAACCGATGTCATCCGTCTCATCGCACTCGGACTTTCCAACAAACAGATTTCGGAAAAGTTGTTCTTGAGCGAGAAGACGGTCAAGAATCACATCAGCAGGATCTTTAGTAAGCTCAACGTCACCGCGAGAACGCAAGCAGCGATTTACGCGATAAAAAGCGGAATTGTCTAG